A genomic segment from Dechloromonas denitrificans encodes:
- a CDS encoding YajD family HNH nuclease, whose protein sequence is MKAIDHNRLDKIVSDARKAADTRAEGYRERALKIYPWICGRCAREFTTTNLRELTVHHRNHNHDDNPSDGSNWELLCLYCHDNEHQKQIEADRGYTDSNSPRGGGATHNPFAALQGMLKNKS, encoded by the coding sequence ATGAAAGCCATCGACCACAACCGTCTCGACAAAATCGTCAGCGATGCCCGCAAGGCGGCCGATACCCGGGCGGAAGGCTATCGCGAGCGCGCACTGAAAATTTACCCGTGGATTTGCGGTCGTTGCGCGCGTGAATTCACCACCACCAACCTGCGTGAACTCACCGTGCACCATCGCAATCACAATCACGACGACAACCCGTCCGATGGCAGCAACTGGGAGTTGCTTTGTCTGTATTGCCACGACAACGAACACCAGAAACAGATCGAGGCCGACCGTGGCTACACCGACAGCAACTCGCCTCGTGGCGGCGGTGCGACGCACAATCCCTTCGCCGCACTGCAGGGGATGCTCAAGAACAAGTCCTAA
- the nfsB gene encoding oxygen-insensitive NAD(P)H nitroreductase, whose translation MNIAQFSQARYTTKAFDPAKTIPDATLAEMRTLLRNSPSSVNSQPWHFVIAGTAEGKARVAKATETGFAYNTAKILNASHVIVFCARTGIDESHLAKVLASEEQDGRFATPEAKAAQNTSRSFYVNLHRYDQKDAQHWIEKQVYLALGTAMLGAATLEIDACPMEGFDARILDEELGLRSQGLTSVALLALGYRSANDFNAKLPKSRLPVESVLTEI comes from the coding sequence GTGAACATCGCTCAATTCAGCCAAGCCCGCTACACCACCAAAGCCTTTGACCCAGCAAAAACCATCCCTGATGCAACCCTGGCCGAGATGCGGACCCTGTTGCGCAACAGTCCTTCGTCGGTCAATTCCCAGCCATGGCACTTTGTCATTGCCGGCACGGCCGAAGGCAAGGCCAGAGTGGCAAAAGCCACCGAAACCGGTTTCGCCTACAACACAGCGAAAATCCTGAATGCCTCGCACGTCATTGTTTTCTGCGCCCGTACCGGGATCGATGAGTCGCATCTGGCCAAGGTGCTGGCCAGCGAAGAGCAGGATGGCCGTTTTGCCACCCCCGAAGCCAAGGCAGCCCAGAACACCTCGCGCAGCTTTTACGTCAATCTTCATCGCTACGACCAGAAAGATGCACAGCACTGGATCGAAAAGCAGGTTTACCTGGCACTGGGCACGGCCATGCTCGGCGCAGCCACGCTCGAAATCGATGCCTGCCCGATGGAAGGTTTCGATGCCCGCATCCTGGATGAAGAACTGGGCCTGCGCAGCCAGGGACTGACCAGCGTTGCCTTGCTGGCCCTGGGCTACCGCAGCGCAAATGATTTCAATGCCAAGCTGCCGAAATCACGCCTGCCGGTTGAATCCGTCCTGACTGAAATCTGA
- a CDS encoding serine endopeptidase, with protein MSKALRLSEKWFRFGLWLVAFVFASFLIGLGGTIVENLPKVEHYYTLEDFIDKPAAEQVRATIKQSQATAQDAQEKLEQARLKHNTARANAGSARETFNNWLATRHATQRAEQDDELLSRTKALDELKAAERNALAGVESQQQVALDAQQAEQHARNRLGELENAAASQLTAAQQSQELRVFGYRLLLTLPLLGAAGWLFAKKRQSTWWPFVWGFIYFALFAFFVELVPYLPSYGGYVRYAVGIVVTVLVGRQAIIGLNRYLERQKQAEAMPDLERRKELGYDTALARLAKKVCPGCERPVDLANTAIDYCPHCGICLFDHCEQCAARKSAFSRFCHACGAAAKAVAGL; from the coding sequence ATGAGCAAGGCACTTCGTTTGTCGGAAAAATGGTTTCGCTTCGGCCTGTGGCTGGTTGCCTTCGTTTTCGCCAGCTTTCTGATCGGGCTGGGCGGTACGATCGTCGAGAATTTGCCGAAGGTTGAGCATTACTACACGCTTGAAGATTTCATCGACAAGCCTGCCGCCGAGCAGGTGCGTGCCACGATCAAGCAAAGCCAGGCAACGGCGCAGGATGCCCAGGAAAAACTGGAGCAGGCGCGCCTGAAACACAACACGGCACGTGCCAATGCGGGCAGTGCGCGGGAAACCTTCAACAACTGGCTGGCTACCCGGCACGCGACCCAGCGGGCGGAGCAGGATGATGAACTGCTGAGCCGGACAAAAGCACTCGATGAACTCAAGGCGGCAGAACGCAACGCCCTGGCGGGGGTTGAAAGCCAGCAACAAGTTGCGCTCGATGCGCAGCAGGCCGAGCAGCATGCCCGCAATCGGTTGGGCGAACTGGAAAATGCGGCTGCCAGCCAGTTGACCGCGGCACAGCAAAGTCAGGAGTTGCGCGTCTTCGGGTATCGCCTGCTGCTGACCTTGCCCTTATTGGGGGCGGCTGGCTGGTTATTCGCCAAAAAGCGCCAGAGTACCTGGTGGCCTTTTGTCTGGGGCTTCATTTACTTTGCGTTATTTGCCTTCTTTGTCGAACTGGTGCCGTATTTGCCGAGTTACGGGGGGTACGTTCGCTACGCAGTCGGGATCGTGGTGACGGTACTGGTCGGTCGGCAGGCGATCATCGGGCTGAACCGTTATCTTGAACGCCAGAAACAGGCTGAGGCGATGCCTGATCTGGAGCGTCGCAAGGAGTTGGGTTACGACACGGCACTTGCTCGCCTGGCCAAGAAGGTTTGTCCCGGCTGCGAGCGTCCGGTTGATTTGGCCAATACCGCAATCGATTATTGCCCGCACTGCGGTATCTGCCTGTTCGATCACTGCGAGCAATGCGCCGCCCGGAAAAGTGCTTTTTCACGTTTCTGCCATGCCTGCGGTGCTGCGGCCAAGGCTGTGGCCGGTCTCTGA
- a CDS encoding DUF808 domain-containing protein encodes MAGASLLLLIDDIASALDDVAAMTKVAAKKTAGVLGDDLALNAEQVSGVRAERELPVVWAVAVGSLKNKLILVPAALAISLLMPWAILPLLMIGGFYLCFEGVEKLSHKFLHRADDAAGHHVDTVAAESETIGNLAELEAEKVKGAIRTDFVLSAEIIVIALGTVSDKPFMTQLAVLAGIGLIMTVGVYGIVAGIVKLDDLGFYLLRKRNALARQCGRLLVQAAPWLMKALTVIGTAAMFMVGGSIIAHGIPAAQHAIELATEWAATSGGLSMLLKVLTPVMLDMVVGFVGGVLALAGVKCVSALGRIRKGGPQ; translated from the coding sequence ATGGCCGGAGCCAGCCTGCTGCTTCTGATTGACGACATTGCCTCGGCGCTCGACGATGTTGCGGCGATGACCAAGGTTGCGGCCAAGAAAACAGCCGGTGTGCTGGGTGACGATCTGGCACTTAATGCCGAACAGGTCTCCGGGGTCCGTGCCGAACGCGAATTGCCGGTTGTCTGGGCCGTAGCCGTCGGCTCGCTGAAGAACAAGCTGATTCTGGTACCGGCGGCCCTGGCGATCAGCCTGCTGATGCCGTGGGCCATCCTGCCATTGTTGATGATTGGCGGTTTCTACCTTTGTTTCGAAGGTGTCGAGAAACTGTCCCACAAGTTTTTGCACCGCGCCGATGACGCTGCCGGCCACCATGTCGATACGGTGGCCGCAGAATCCGAGACGATCGGTAACCTGGCCGAACTGGAAGCAGAGAAGGTCAAAGGCGCGATCCGGACCGATTTCGTGCTTTCGGCTGAGATCATCGTCATTGCGCTGGGGACGGTCAGCGACAAGCCGTTCATGACCCAACTGGCCGTGCTGGCCGGCATCGGGCTGATCATGACTGTCGGTGTCTATGGCATCGTGGCCGGCATCGTCAAACTCGATGATCTGGGTTTTTATCTGCTGCGCAAGCGCAATGCGCTGGCGCGCCAGTGTGGCCGGCTTCTGGTTCAGGCCGCGCCGTGGCTGATGAAGGCTTTGACCGTCATTGGCACCGCCGCGATGTTCATGGTCGGTGGCAGCATTATTGCCCACGGCATTCCGGCCGCGCAGCATGCAATTGAACTGGCGACGGAATGGGCAGCGACAAGCGGCGGATTATCGATGTTGCTGAAAGTGCTGACGCCGGTAATGCTCGATATGGTGGTTGGTTTCGTTGGTGGTGTACTTGCCCTGGCCGGCGTTAAATGCGTTTCGGCATTGGGGCGAATCAGGAAAGGAGGCCCGCAATGA
- a CDS encoding poly(3-hydroxybutyrate) depolymerase, whose translation MSLLSCRSAFAFSLALLASAPQAAPALPQLGATTNDLTVSGISSGGYMAVQFQVAYSALVHGAGIIAGGPYYCASGSVNRALANCMEATGKDTPPQPAETLNTIRQLAKAGKIDAPEHLRDDRVWLFSGGNDKTVAPSVMDALAAFYREALPENAIRYVKLPDAGHAMPSVSDIQPNACNTSTPPFINRCKDFDAAGQLLSHLLGSIKPSTSATDGDIIAFDQRPFISGTAVDASLADEGYAFIPNACRSGNCRVHMAFHGCRQNVGEVGRRFIEGAGYNHWAASNRLIVLYPQTIARSGFAFGSTQWLLNPKGCWDWWGYTGTDYHTRDGVQMRAIRAMIDTLAQPPKR comes from the coding sequence ATGTCCCTGCTTTCCTGCCGTTCGGCATTCGCCTTTTCGCTGGCCTTGCTGGCCAGTGCCCCCCAGGCGGCCCCTGCCCTGCCCCAACTCGGCGCGACCACAAACGATCTGACGGTTTCCGGCATTTCTTCCGGTGGCTACATGGCCGTTCAGTTCCAGGTCGCTTATTCAGCACTGGTACACGGAGCAGGCATCATCGCCGGCGGACCGTATTACTGCGCCAGCGGTTCGGTTAACCGGGCTCTCGCCAACTGCATGGAAGCCACCGGCAAGGACACGCCGCCACAGCCGGCCGAAACGCTGAACACCATCCGGCAACTGGCCAAGGCAGGCAAAATCGATGCCCCGGAACATCTGCGCGACGATCGCGTCTGGCTTTTCTCCGGCGGCAACGACAAAACCGTCGCCCCGTCGGTCATGGACGCCCTGGCAGCCTTCTACCGCGAAGCCTTGCCGGAAAACGCCATCCGCTACGTCAAACTGCCTGATGCCGGCCATGCCATGCCATCGGTCAGCGATATCCAGCCCAACGCCTGCAACACCTCGACCCCGCCGTTCATCAACCGCTGCAAGGATTTCGATGCGGCCGGACAGTTGCTGAGCCATCTGCTCGGCTCAATCAAGCCATCGACCTCGGCGACAGACGGCGACATCATCGCCTTCGACCAGCGCCCCTTCATCAGCGGCACAGCCGTCGATGCCAGCCTGGCCGACGAAGGCTACGCCTTCATCCCGAACGCCTGCCGCAGCGGCAATTGCCGGGTACACATGGCGTTTCACGGTTGCCGCCAGAATGTCGGCGAAGTTGGTCGCCGCTTTATCGAAGGTGCCGGTTACAACCACTGGGCAGCCAGCAATCGGCTGATCGTCCTCTATCCGCAAACCATCGCGCGCAGCGGCTTTGCCTTCGGCTCGACCCAATGGCTGCTCAATCCGAAAGGCTGCTGGGACTGGTGGGGCTATACCGGCACCGACTACCACACGCGCGACGGTGTCCAGATGCGCGCTATCCGGGCGATGATTGACACACTCGCCCAACCGCCGAAACGGTAA
- the parE gene encoding DNA topoisomerase IV subunit B, giving the protein MTEYSASSIRVLKDLEPVKERPGMYTRTTCPTHIVQEVIDNSADEALAGYAKRIGVLVRADGVIEVSDNGRGIPVEMHPEEGRPAVELVFCKLHAGGKFNKKESGNAYRFSGGLHGVGVSVTNALSTRLEVEIKRGGGVHRIVFADGFVIEPLTRIADCGQRNTGTTVRISPDAKYFDSPKVNLGQLEHLLRSKAVLMPNVTVDLEIEGDSGTSNKKTWCYQNGMADYLNEMMVGTPVAPIFVGEKYVETANGFAVGEGATWALAWFEEGGGKPESYVNLIPTLDGGTHEAGLKAGVFEAIKTFADHHAILPAKVKLAQEDVCGRMTYLLSAKVLDPQFQGQTKEKLTSRDAYKLVSQMVRDPFELWLNSHAEFGKKIAELAVKAAQNRMKSTQKVEKKKTSGIATLPGKLTDCESDDLSRNEVFLVEGDSAGGSAKQGRDKETQAVLPLRGKVLNTWEVERDQLFKNNEVHDISVAIGVDPHGIDQLDSIDVSGLRYGRIIVMSDADVDGSHIQVLLFTLFLKHFPALVERGHIHVAQPPLFRVDVEARGHTRKVYCLDEAEKEQTLQKLRDEGVSENKITVSRFKGLGEMNPDQLWETTLCPDTRRLVPFQASREMIKEMTATFTLLMGKGEAAGRRAWMEKDGGLVEADV; this is encoded by the coding sequence ATGACTGAATACTCCGCCTCCTCCATCCGCGTCCTGAAAGACCTCGAGCCCGTCAAGGAGCGTCCCGGCATGTACACCCGGACAACCTGCCCGACGCACATCGTCCAGGAAGTCATCGACAACTCGGCCGACGAGGCGCTGGCCGGCTACGCCAAGCGTATCGGCGTCCTGGTCCGGGCCGATGGTGTGATCGAGGTGAGCGACAACGGGCGCGGCATTCCGGTCGAAATGCATCCGGAAGAAGGTCGCCCGGCGGTCGAACTGGTGTTCTGCAAACTGCACGCCGGCGGCAAGTTCAACAAGAAGGAATCAGGCAACGCCTACCGTTTCTCCGGTGGCCTGCATGGTGTCGGCGTTTCGGTGACCAATGCCCTGTCCACCCGGCTGGAAGTTGAAATCAAGCGCGGCGGCGGCGTGCATCGCATCGTTTTCGCCGACGGTTTCGTCATCGAACCACTGACCCGGATTGCCGATTGCGGTCAGCGCAATACGGGCACCACGGTGCGCATCTCGCCCGATGCGAAATATTTCGATTCGCCGAAGGTCAATCTCGGCCAGCTTGAGCATCTGCTGCGCTCCAAGGCCGTGCTCATGCCGAATGTTACGGTCGACCTCGAAATCGAGGGCGATTCTGGCACCAGCAACAAAAAAACCTGGTGCTACCAGAACGGCATGGCCGATTACCTCAATGAAATGATGGTCGGCACGCCGGTTGCCCCGATTTTTGTCGGCGAGAAATATGTCGAGACGGCCAACGGTTTCGCCGTCGGCGAAGGTGCCACCTGGGCGCTGGCCTGGTTCGAGGAAGGCGGCGGCAAGCCTGAAAGCTACGTCAACCTGATTCCGACACTGGACGGCGGCACCCACGAAGCCGGGCTGAAGGCCGGCGTCTTCGAGGCGATCAAGACCTTCGCCGACCACCATGCCATCCTGCCGGCCAAGGTCAAACTGGCACAGGAAGACGTCTGCGGCCGGATGACCTACCTGCTCTCGGCCAAGGTGCTCGACCCGCAGTTCCAGGGCCAGACCAAGGAAAAACTGACCAGCCGCGACGCCTACAAACTAGTCTCGCAAATGGTGCGCGACCCTTTCGAGCTATGGCTGAACAGCCATGCCGAATTCGGCAAGAAGATTGCCGAACTGGCCGTCAAGGCGGCGCAGAACCGGATGAAATCGACGCAGAAGGTCGAGAAGAAGAAAACCTCCGGCATCGCCACCCTGCCCGGCAAACTGACCGATTGCGAATCCGACGACCTCAGCCGCAACGAAGTCTTCCTGGTCGAGGGTGACTCGGCCGGCGGCTCGGCCAAGCAAGGCCGCGACAAGGAAACCCAGGCCGTGCTGCCCCTGCGCGGCAAGGTGCTCAACACCTGGGAAGTCGAGCGCGACCAACTGTTCAAGAACAACGAAGTGCATGACATCTCGGTCGCCATCGGCGTCGACCCGCACGGCATCGACCAGCTCGACAGCATCGACGTTTCCGGCCTGCGCTATGGCCGCATCATCGTCATGTCCGATGCTGACGTCGACGGTTCGCACATTCAGGTGCTGCTGTTCACGCTCTTCCTCAAGCACTTCCCGGCACTGGTCGAGCGCGGCCACATCCACGTCGCCCAACCGCCGCTGTTCCGCGTCGATGTCGAAGCCCGCGGCCACACGCGCAAGGTCTATTGCCTCGACGAAGCCGAAAAGGAACAGACGCTGCAAAAGCTGCGCGACGAGGGCGTTTCGGAAAACAAGATCACCGTTTCCCGCTTCAAGGGTCTTGGCGAAATGAACCCGGACCAGTTGTGGGAAACGACGCTCTGCCCGGATACCCGCCGTCTCGTGCCTTTCCAGGCGAGCCGCGAAATGATCAAGGAAATGACCGCGACTTTCACCCTGCTGATGGGCAAGGGCGAAGCCGCCGGACGCCGGGCGTGGATGGAAAAGGACGGCGGCCTGGTCGAAGCCGACGTTTGA
- a CDS encoding Spy/CpxP family protein refolding chaperone, with protein sequence MFKNKKLHIAALVVGISAVAISAPSFAQRGDCMGNGSAGGKFSEARFSDRMKQHQQRLHDALKLTPQQEPAWTKFQESHPFNNAANRPAQADMAKLTAPERAEKMLELQKQHQEGMSKHLVAMKDFYGQLSPEQKKAFDEQSQMGQRGQRGGRGAGPQGPGAGATAPTN encoded by the coding sequence ATGTTCAAGAATAAAAAATTGCATATCGCAGCGCTGGTTGTCGGGATCAGTGCCGTTGCGATTTCGGCCCCGAGCTTCGCCCAACGCGGCGATTGCATGGGTAACGGTTCAGCCGGTGGAAAATTTTCCGAAGCGCGTTTCAGCGACCGCATGAAGCAGCACCAGCAACGCCTGCACGATGCCTTGAAGCTGACGCCACAGCAGGAACCGGCCTGGACCAAGTTCCAGGAATCCCATCCGTTCAACAATGCCGCCAACCGCCCGGCTCAGGCCGACATGGCCAAGCTGACGGCTCCGGAACGGGCTGAAAAGATGCTGGAATTGCAAAAGCAGCATCAGGAAGGCATGAGCAAGCATCTCGTCGCCATGAAGGATTTCTACGGTCAACTGAGCCCGGAGCAGAAAAAAGCCTTCGACGAGCAAAGCCAGATGGGCCAACGCGGACAACGCGGCGGTCGCGGTGCCGGCCCGCAGGGACCGGGTGCGGGTGCGACAGCACCGACCAACTGA
- a CDS encoding patatin-like phospholipase family protein, with translation MLISALRKSCSSALSIVFALILAGCSSLTGKPAAPPTPVAVVQKPKIGLALGGGAARGFAHIGVIKMLESQGIVPDFIVGTSAGAVVGALYAGGNDAYAIQKIAIQLDEKIFADWTLGGRGLLKGEALQDYVNQQLNKRPLEKLNKPFAAVATDLNSGERVVFRTGDTGTAVRASAAVPGVFQPVQFRGHTYVDGGLTSPVPVQAAREMGADFVIAVDISSQANGQPIDSISAILWQTTTIMGGIISKNELRDADIVIRPKLPYVKSWDFTARHEAVLEGERAAQAALPAIRQKLGR, from the coding sequence GTGCTCATTTCAGCCTTGCGTAAATCCTGTTCATCGGCCCTCTCGATCGTCTTTGCCCTCATCCTGGCCGGCTGTTCCAGCCTTACCGGAAAACCGGCGGCACCGCCGACACCGGTTGCGGTCGTCCAGAAACCCAAAATCGGCTTGGCCCTTGGCGGTGGTGCAGCCCGCGGCTTCGCCCATATCGGCGTGATCAAGATGCTGGAATCGCAGGGCATCGTCCCTGATTTCATTGTCGGCACCAGCGCCGGCGCCGTGGTCGGCGCACTCTATGCCGGCGGCAACGATGCTTACGCCATCCAGAAAATCGCCATCCAGCTCGATGAAAAAATCTTTGCCGACTGGACGCTGGGCGGACGCGGCTTGCTCAAGGGCGAAGCACTCCAGGACTACGTTAATCAGCAGCTCAACAAACGGCCGCTGGAAAAGCTGAACAAGCCTTTTGCAGCCGTCGCCACCGATTTGAACAGCGGCGAGCGCGTTGTTTTCCGAACGGGCGACACAGGTACGGCCGTGCGTGCATCGGCCGCGGTGCCCGGCGTTTTCCAACCCGTCCAGTTTCGTGGCCACACCTATGTCGATGGCGGCCTGACCAGCCCGGTGCCGGTTCAGGCGGCCCGCGAGATGGGCGCCGACTTCGTCATCGCCGTCGATATTTCCAGCCAGGCCAACGGCCAGCCCATCGACAGCATTTCGGCCATTCTCTGGCAGACGACCACCATTATGGGCGGCATTATCAGCAAAAATGAATTGCGCGATGCCGACATCGTCATTCGCCCCAAACTGCCCTACGTCAAATCCTGGGACTTCACCGCCCGGCATGAAGCCGTGCTCGAAGGCGAACGCGCCGCCCAGGCGGCTTTACCGGCAATCCGCCAAAAACTCGGGCGCTAG
- a CDS encoding homoserine dehydrogenase, whose product MKPMNVGLVGIGTVGGGTWTVLKRNAEEITRRAGRPIQITTVADKNVELAKQITGGACKVTDDAFALVNDPEIDVIVELIGGYGVAKELVMKAIANGKHVVTANKALLAVHGTEIFSAAQEKGVMVAFEAAVAGGIPVIKALREGLSANRIEWAAGIINGTTNFILSEMRDKGLSFDDVLKEAQRLGYAEADPTFDIEGVDAAHKATLIASIAFGIPVQFDKAYIEGITKLEASDIKYAEQLGYRIKLLGIAKRREKGIELRVHPTLIPAKRLIANVEGAMNAVLVKGDAVGATMYYGKGAGAEPTASAVIADLVDVTRLATADAAHRVPHLAFQPDSMSNLPILPMSEIETGYYLRLRVEDKPGVLADVTRILADQGISIDAMLQREPEEGEGETDIIILTHVCKESAADAAIAKIEGLAAQKGKVKRIRLEELQ is encoded by the coding sequence ATGAAACCCATGAATGTTGGCCTCGTTGGCATCGGCACCGTTGGCGGTGGTACCTGGACTGTTCTGAAGCGCAATGCGGAAGAAATCACCCGTCGCGCCGGTCGTCCGATCCAGATCACGACTGTGGCCGACAAGAATGTCGAACTGGCCAAGCAAATCACCGGCGGCGCCTGCAAGGTCACGGATGATGCCTTTGCGTTGGTCAATGACCCGGAAATCGATGTCATTGTCGAACTGATCGGCGGCTACGGTGTGGCCAAGGAACTGGTCATGAAAGCGATTGCCAATGGCAAGCATGTGGTCACTGCCAACAAGGCTCTGCTCGCCGTGCATGGCACCGAAATTTTCAGCGCCGCCCAGGAAAAGGGCGTCATGGTCGCTTTCGAAGCGGCTGTGGCCGGCGGCATTCCGGTCATCAAGGCACTGCGCGAAGGCCTGAGCGCCAATCGTATCGAATGGGCGGCCGGCATTATCAACGGCACGACCAATTTCATTCTTTCCGAAATGCGCGACAAGGGTCTGTCCTTTGACGACGTGCTCAAGGAAGCCCAGCGTCTGGGTTACGCCGAAGCCGATCCGACCTTCGACATCGAAGGTGTCGACGCCGCTCACAAGGCAACGCTGATCGCCTCGATCGCTTTCGGTATTCCGGTGCAGTTCGACAAGGCATACATCGAAGGCATCACCAAGCTGGAAGCTTCCGACATCAAGTACGCCGAACAGCTCGGCTACCGCATCAAGCTGCTCGGCATTGCCAAGCGCCGTGAAAAGGGTATCGAACTGCGCGTTCACCCGACGCTGATTCCGGCCAAGCGCCTGATCGCCAATGTTGAAGGCGCGATGAACGCTGTGCTGGTCAAGGGCGATGCCGTTGGCGCCACGATGTACTACGGCAAGGGCGCCGGTGCCGAACCGACCGCCTCCGCCGTGATCGCCGATCTGGTCGATGTCACCCGTCTGGCCACTGCTGACGCAGCCCACCGTGTGCCGCATCTGGCCTTCCAGCCGGATTCGATGTCCAACCTGCCGATCCTGCCGATGAGCGAGATCGAAACCGGTTACTACCTGCGCCTGCGCGTTGAAGACAAGCCGGGCGTGCTGGCCGATGTCACCCGCATCCTGGCCGACCAGGGCATCTCGATCGACGCCATGCTCCAGCGCGAGCCGGAAGAGGGCGAAGGCGAGACGGATATCATTATCCTGACCCACGTCTGCAAGGAAAGCGCAGCCGATGCCGCGATTGCCAAGATCGAAGGCCTGGCCGCCCAAAAAGGCAAGGTCAAGCGCATTCGCCTGGAAGAACTGCAGTAA
- a CDS encoding pyridoxal phosphate-dependent aminotransferase: protein MKLIKKSAKLANVCYDIRGPVLQKAKQMEDEGHKIIKLNIGNLAAFGFDSPEEIQQDIIRNLPNAAGYTDSKGIFAARKAIMHYTQQKNIKGVTLEDIYVGNGVSELIVMAMNALLDAGDEVLVPAPDYPLWTAAISLSGGTPKHYLCDESNGWYPDLDDIRSKITPKTKAIVIINPNNPTGALYPDELLKEIIEIARQHHLIIYSDEVYDKVLYDGVTHTAIASLSEDVLTITFNGLSKNYRSCGYRAGWMVVSGDKRHAKDYIEGLDMLASMRLCANAPGQHGIQTALGGYQSIDDLVGEGGRMRRQRDLAHELISAIPGVSCVKPKATLYMFPRLDPKVYPIKNDQAFISELLQEEKVLLVQGSGFNWPHPDHFRLVFLPHEDDLREAIGRVARFLENYRKRHGTN from the coding sequence GTGAAACTTATCAAGAAATCCGCCAAACTCGCCAACGTCTGCTACGACATTCGCGGCCCCGTGCTGCAGAAAGCCAAGCAGATGGAGGATGAAGGCCACAAGATCATCAAGCTGAATATCGGCAATCTGGCCGCGTTCGGCTTTGATTCGCCTGAAGAAATTCAGCAGGACATCATCCGCAACCTGCCCAACGCGGCGGGTTACACGGATTCCAAGGGCATCTTCGCGGCGCGCAAGGCGATCATGCATTACACCCAGCAAAAGAACATCAAGGGTGTGACGCTGGAAGATATCTACGTCGGCAATGGCGTTTCCGAACTGATCGTCATGGCGATGAACGCGCTGCTCGATGCTGGCGACGAAGTGCTCGTGCCGGCGCCGGACTATCCGCTGTGGACGGCGGCAATCAGCCTGTCCGGTGGTACGCCGAAGCATTACCTGTGCGACGAGAGCAACGGCTGGTATCCCGATCTGGACGATATCCGCAGCAAGATCACGCCGAAAACCAAGGCCATCGTGATCATCAATCCGAACAATCCGACCGGTGCGTTGTATCCGGACGAGTTGCTCAAGGAAATCATCGAAATTGCCCGTCAGCATCACCTGATCATCTATTCCGATGAAGTCTATGACAAGGTGCTCTACGACGGCGTGACCCACACGGCGATTGCTTCCTTGTCCGAGGATGTACTGACCATCACCTTCAACGGCCTGTCGAAGAACTACCGTTCCTGCGGCTATCGTGCCGGTTGGATGGTCGTTTCGGGTGACAAGCGTCATGCCAAGGATTACATCGAAGGCCTCGACATGCTGGCTTCGATGCGCCTGTGCGCCAATGCGCCGGGTCAGCACGGCATCCAGACCGCGCTTGGCGGCTACCAGAGTATTGACGATCTGGTCGGCGAGGGCGGTCGCATGCGTCGTCAGCGCGATCTGGCGCACGAGCTGATCTCGGCCATTCCCGGCGTCAGCTGCGTCAAGCCCAAGGCAACGCTGTACATGTTCCCGCGCCTTGATCCCAAGGTTTATCCGATCAAGAACGATCAGGCCTTTATTTCCGAGTTGCTGCAGGAAGAGAAGGTGCTGCTGGTCCAGGGTTCCGGCTTCAACTGGCCGCACCCGGACCACTTCCGCCTCGTTTTCCTGCCGCACGAAGATGATCTGCGGGAGGCGATCGGCCGGGTCGCTCGTTTCCTTGAAAACTATCGCAAGCGTCACGGTACCAACTAA
- a CDS encoding Mth938-like domain-containing protein, which yields MKLHQSNIAGLNMFTAYGAGYVAVNNEKYEKNLILLPESIIPEWSTADITSLGESDMQKLLELGTEIILLGTGNRLRFPPGPLLRPFAAAGIGIEIMDLQAACRTYNILAAEGRKVAAALLFDPL from the coding sequence GTGAAACTTCATCAATCCAACATCGCCGGACTCAACATGTTCACCGCCTACGGCGCAGGTTATGTTGCGGTCAACAATGAAAAATACGAGAAAAACCTGATCCTGCTGCCGGAATCCATCATTCCCGAGTGGTCGACCGCGGATATCACCTCGCTCGGCGAAAGCGACATGCAAAAGCTGCTCGAACTGGGCACTGAAATCATCCTGCTCGGCACCGGCAACCGCCTGCGCTTCCCGCCCGGCCCGCTGCTCCGTCCGTTTGCCGCAGCTGGTATCGGCATAGAGATCATGGATCTGCAGGCCGCCTGCAGAACCTATAACATTCTTGCGGCAGAAGGCCGTAAAGTGGCGGCTGCCCTGCTCTTCGATCCGCTCTGA